The Populus alba chromosome 6, ASM523922v2, whole genome shotgun sequence genomic interval TATAAAAGTGaaactcttccttttcttttcttttcaatacaGGGAATGCTTGCGAGACCTTTTTTAGGCAAGAAATATAGGTGACAACTGAAGGAAGAAGAGTGTGATATACATGATCAAATAGAGGGAAGGAACCATGGATGTGATTTCTGAATTTTACAGTTTCAAAGCACCATCCCAAACAACATACATACAATGATACAGGGTTCTTGCAAGACTTGAAGCTAATTGAGCACAGCTAAATTCTATATGATCCTCTCTGATGCTAAATCAAGCAACGTACGAAAGAATTTGTGAGGATACATGGGAGGTTGTTCTGCTAGCGCCTGAGAAACACAGCAAATTCTAGCTCATTAGGACACAAGTGACTAGTTACTTATGAAATGAATTAATATAGCATGCTTGATTGTATGTAATGAAACATATAATGTAATGGATCGTTATAATCCTACGTTCAGTTGTATAATTTTCAGGATTTTAATGTTATGGATTATTACGATTATAACGactcattatattaaaaaaaaaaaaaaaaaaaacctatgtcAAACCATTATACGATGAAGAACAATCATACAGAAACCTAATTGCCTTGCAGTGTTTCACAGaagattattgtttttcaataaatgGTCTTATTTCTATGTTgatgtttcaaaaataattctgctgatatctttttttaagataaaatgcAAAATTTCACAGTAGGGTCACAGAAACAGACAAGTCAAATTGGTTACCAAATGCTCAAAACACATCTAACGCTACCTGATGAATAAGGACAGTGGAAGGAGTCATTCCAGGAACAGTATTGACCTCTATAATCAGCACCTGCAAATAACGATATGGGTGATGGATAAATATCACGAAAGAGAAACAGAGAGCAGAATCAAGCTCAGCTATTATCTTGTGTTGATTCAGCTAATGGCACATGGAGAATGTGGAAAGAGCATACCTCTCCACTATCAACATTAAGAAAAGCATCTATTCGTGAAAATCCTTCTAATTGCAGAGTGTTTGCAATCAATTCGATACGCTGTTTGCACCTCTCCAACACCTCGTTACTGGttcaagaagagaagaaattgCTCATTTAGTCAAACTACaatccaaagatgaaaagatgaTCAATAAGAGAGGGATGAAGAAAGAGAGTGCTTGCTCCGAATGTCATTGCAcacattaattatattttcatgcaGCATGGTAATTTTCTAAACGATGGTCAGAATGATCATGGGAATTGGAGGTGATATTATTTCAGAATAGTTATCAGTACAGGATGTCTTAATCATGGCGTTAACATAAATGACAATTTCACACAGCAGTTAACACACCTAACAATTGATGCCGGTGGAGGAGTAAGATTGATGCCGGTTCCACCTGACAAGTAATATCAATGTCAAGATACCAGCAATGCCATCTAAACAAATTTGgaatttcttccaataaatcATGCAAAAATTCACGAATTAATTCCCTCAAATTAAGCATGAAGAAAACTTCAACTGCAGCCACTAAATCATCCTTTCTGctccatttttttaatcctaTATAATTACTTGTGTGTTTTACTGCATAACCAATAAGGTGCAGGACTGCTATATCAACTACAATGCTACCATTGGTTAACTACCATGATTTGCAAGCAGCAAGTAAAACAAAAGAGATATCATCAAATGCCAACATAATTGAAACAAATTGCAACGAGCAAAAACATGCACCTTGAAATTTCTCTTCGAGTGATAAAATATCACCAGATTCCTTAACAGTAACACTAGGGCTCAGTGAGCGCATTGATCCAAGAGTTCCTATAACACCAACTGTTATTTCTACCCATCGACTGTTTCCTTTCCACACAAGGCGTTGTGCTTTTTCACCCCCAGATTTGGATGAGACAACAATCTCATCAGTCTCAATAAAAGGTTCAAAGATCAATCGCTCTGGAGGTGGGCTTGGCATCTCAATCATTCCATGTGACTGAACattacacaaaaagaaaaggatgtttGAATGTTGTAAGATAAAAACCCAGTTATTGTTTCAATTATAAATAATGGCTAAGCAAGAAAGATTTGGGCTAAAGAGTATGGACAGCCAACAAAGTATGGACTAATGAGTTAGAAAGTCATAATCATTTATTTGTTCGGTAAATGACAGTGGGTTTACTTGGGGTTCATTAGACAACTTAAAAGTCAAAAAGTAGCAGACTATTAATTTTcacttgatttttaataatagttGATTTCTTTAGGTCTTAAGAACAAAAACTTTCATGcttatcaaaagaagaaaacaaaagatgcAAAACTTTAAGAATAAAGTTATTAGATGCACCCAGGAACTACCATTCATGTACACGTTAAATGGGCATCAAGCTCATACTCTTATTACAGGGGATACCCTAACAAGTAATTACAGAGCtgaaatctaaaacaatttccGATTTTCTTATTTGGTGCTAAATGAACATGCACTTTAGCATAATAATCAccttaaaatgttttcaaagACAAGATATCTGTATTTCTAGAAAAAATCTGTGATACTGGCACTTGACATTGATGTCCTGAAACAAAATTATGGAGAAGCTTCTATACCTTTGAGAAACTATCAGGTGGTATCCGGAGAAGGCAATCCTTCAAAGCTTTTATATACACTGCAAGGTCTTCAACACAGCTACCCGAACAAAAGGTAAGCAACATGAGATTAATTCAAATACACACAAAATATTTAACTAAGTTTAGGGATATATGATATCAGATCAAAGAGATTATTAGCAACTGGCAATAACAAGGGTTATGAACCAACCATAATCTTGCAACCCCAGTTGAGCATCCATCCCTTGCTGGTTTAACACATAATGTTTCACACTGAAGCTTTGAGATCAGCTCATCCCAAATCTCCAGTGCAGGCACATTCAGCAAATCCTCTTTTCTGCGCACATCTTTATTTATGGTAAGAACTCCCAAATCTGCAAGCTGTTCATTACTAGAGATCACAGCCAATGCCATgttgaaaaatatatgatagAGAATGGAAAGATTAAACATAGCCCGAGTTTTCATAAGATGATCCCTACAAGTGATTTTGTTACATACATGACTAAGAGCGAGTGATGTTGCAACTTTGTCCATGCAAGTCTTCGAAGCTGCCACACCAGGacctttatttgaaaataaaagaatgagcAATCTGGTACCAAGACAACTAAATTCTTCAGGTGACAAAGTGTTAACTACAATAACCTGTATGAGGAACTCCTTCAGACTCCAGTAAAGACTGAAGTGTACCATCTTCACCAATGCCTCCATGCACTGTAGAAAACATCAGATAAATTTCATATGGAATATAATAGCTGAatgttttgttaaataaaagagattaaataaaaatttcatccttaataTAGTGTTAGCATTCATTTAAGAATATCAGAACATGAACAGCATGCTCTGCAATCAAATTTCCCAAGTGTGAAAAGTTATGGCTTAACAAACGTGATGTTTACCAGTATAAgcaaactattaaataaaaatttcatcagATATGAACAGCATGCTCCCACATGCTCTGCAATCAAATTTCCCAAGTGTGAAAAGTTATGGCTTAACAAACGTGATGTTTATTAGTATAAGCAAACCATTACTCAGACAACTAAATCCATGTTTGATGACCTTCTTTGTTTGGGTGAAAGAGTTTGTTCAGATATTATCTAACGTGACAAGAGCTATATCTGAAGTATAGCTCttacagtatattcttgaaaaaacaGATATCTTAAATCTACAACACACATTCATAGATCAAACATGTACTATTATGTTCATGCTAACAGTGGAAAGAAAGGTTAATGCAAGCATCAATCATAACATTacaatggttaaaaaaaaatacctgcaATGAAAACTGTTGCCTGAACTTCTTTGGCAAGCTTGACCCACTTCTCTAATGAATATCTAACAGGCTGTTCATCAGCTATGTCAAACCCTGTAAACCAACTATGCTTCTTCAGACATTCCATGAGGTCATTCATCACTTGGTTGCGCAAATGAGAAGTCAGCGCGGCCTGAGCTGGTTCAATAGCTTCGATGCAAGCATCAAGAACTTCCTCTGTAGTGTGTCTCAGCACAAGAGAGTAACTGCATATAAATTCCAGGAGCATGATATAGCATacatgaaaatctaaaaaatcaaaacatggcTGGCAATAAAAAATGCTAAGTTTTGCTTCTGAGTGCagatttatagaaaacaaataaatagatgGTGGATTATTTgacttttcaaaaagaaaatgtattatttGTGCAAGCTTATAATGGAGTCGAAACATGAACAAAAATGTCTACTTACGGCAATGACCAAACCACTCTGGAACTATCATCAGAATGGTCGTCTGAGGAGGCAAGTAAACAAGGAGTCACATCAAGCTGTAGACAACAAATTGCCAATATCAGATATTATTCATAACGATATTGTATCTCGATTAAAAGTAAAACATCCAAACAAAAATTCATCAAACACATCTGCCAACCATTATGCAAACTAAACAAATTTATAGCTAATGTTTCCTAAACTTACTTCATCAAATGCCAGCAAGTTAAGCCAAACATTTGTTCCACTCATAAGAGATACTTGCCGCTCTGAAGTGTCTCCTCCAAACAAGACAAAAATTTTACGAATACCCTCCTGTTTGTTAAATGCTTCATCAAACGGCAAGGATTTCGATCTTCTTGGCAAATGAGCTGATACTTCGTTGTGTGATGCAAGATTGGGGAACCGCAAGCAAGCACGATGAATAACACTTCGAAGAATGTTAGAATGAGAGAATCCAAcctgaacaagaagagaaacCTTTTGAGGAGACGAGTGGGAATGGTgacaaaaagctaaaaaattattagattcaCGAGCATTTCAACATTTCTGTGGCATATAAGGAATAACATGCCTCACTTCACGTGTGGATTACACATGAGAAAATCTGTCAACTTTTAGGTACCAATGAACCATATAGAACAAAGACTCCAAAGTTTGAACCATGCATGCTCCACACTTCTGTTGCTATGATAATGTTTCCATGAAATGTTTACTAATCAGCATGCCACAGTATCTGACATATTCCTATGCCAATTCCAAGCCtagcatgaaagaaaaggcAACCTGATGGGGAAGGACCCCATCCTACAAGAAGCATGCAACTCAACTTTGCTACAGTAATAAACAAAGGGGACACAACATTCATAAGAAGTTCAAGTAGAAGCCCACAGCAAAAGACTGATAATAAGTACCTTTGAAGCTTGCTGAAATAGAAAACTGGTCTGCTCCATTCCACTAATCTGACATATTAATCAGAAATCAACATCAcagatgtaataaaaaataatattggtaGTCCCAGTAAGAATATAATTGACTTACCAGGTTAATGTCAGTGTATATTATTGTGCCCAATTCAGTCCTTCCAAATTTTCCAGCTGAAGATGATAATGCATTCATGGAATTAGGCAAAAACCATCCATCAATCCGAGCAAAATCACGGAGGCCGAGTTGACGGAATAAAATAGATGCTCCTTCTCGAATATTTTCAATTACTTTGAGAGGAAAACGAGGTGGAGTGTGATAAGCTACCTGTGAAGAGAGTAAGAATTCTGAGACTAGAACAATGAAAGGAGGCATTACAGATTTTACACATCACAACTCAAGACACATATGATGCACCATACATGCATTCgttacaaaacaaaagaaatgggAAAAGATATTATATTCTTTCTGAAAAATGCAATTGCAATAAGAAATTATCGGGTACACTTCTGCTGTACCTGTTGTGTTGGAAGATACTTCCTTCGGTAATTGAAAATTGCATCTTCTTCTCTCACATCAAAACTGCCATGAAATTGAAGCTCCACCTGCACCATCAATGACATATTACTAGAACACAGTTCTTCACCAGGTTAATCTAATTTATAGCTTATTTTCTAAATCTTGTAAGGCACTACTATACAAGAGCcccattttttgaaaaaaaaattaacacaacaGCAGACTATTAAAAgcaataattcaattttaaaaacacatgtttGAGCatataaccaataaaaaaaactctctccACAATTCATGGTCatctcataaaaatatgatgaatAAATATAGTATACATAAAATCTTAAAGCACCTTGGAAGATTTAAACCATTATTGAAATGATTCATGAGGGCTGAAAAGAGCATACCTCAGTTGGCAGTAGAACAACAGGGTGACAATCAAAACCAGATCCCACATCAAGGACAATTGCTGTAAACTCGCTCCCTCCTTCGAGAAATATTTCAACAAGGATTTTATCATCTATCCCCTTTAGGACAAGAAAAGGCACATCATTCTAGTCAGTTGAACCATCTCACATGGTTTTAAATGAAAACATTTTACGGCAATTGAACCATCTGTAGCCCAAATACAACAACATTCCAGTTTgctaatcatttttttccttgtcttcAGATggtacaaaaaacaaatcctcCCAAATCTTTAGGAATATTAACTTTGCAGACTTCATGGTACCAAAAAGTAACCTTGGGCTTTAACACCTTcctgaaattgcaaaaaaaaaaaaaaaaaaaactaaaacctaaacATGAATAAGCAATCTCAGCACCTTCCATGTAAGTAGGTCTGGTGTTTCAGCATAAAGTTGGTAAAATTCAAAGTAGGCAAATgttataagatttaaattacCTCTGAAATGAGATCATTTGCTTTTTTAAGAGAATCAGAAACACCATAAGCAACTGTAACTCCAATACTTGATCCAGCTCTAGCTGGCTTTACCTGCAAACATATGATGACAAGTTTGAGATCCAAATGCTGAACAATCTCACTTCGGGTGCTTATTATACCACTTAAACTAGGATGAGGAAGTGTGTCTTACCACAACTTTCCCAGAGTTAGGGTCCAATTGATTGCTTGTGAACCACTTGGGTAATTCACATTCCTCAATTTCACTTCCCTAAATGCCATATGCACATGTCAGTATATCCACTCATAAGCAGATACATTGCAACCTAATGCATATCCAGCtctaaattgaaagataaataaacaaataaaagttgaCCCAGACAGGCGTGACAAAAGCACTGCAAATTACCAAGTAGTTGGGACCAATACCTGGACGAGAAAACTAGGTGCAGTTATGAATCCTTGTTTGCTGAGTTCCAAGGAGGCATCATACTGTCAATGATTTGAACGTAAATGGTTAGCCTCATCTCACAGAAGAAAGTACTTCTAGCACAAGTAAACATTCGAAAGTTATCAAGGGTATATGAAATATGGAGGTGTGACAATTTTACTTCTCAATTTATTTCCCAAGCATCTATCAGTAATTATGTCGACCTAGGAACAGTCAGCTAATAACATGGATGCTAGTAAAAATTGGTTCTTCGAAATGCCAGCAACAATCTACTAATAAAGCTCTCCTTTCATCATACCTCCAGAGACACCAACAAGTTTCAAATATTCAATGCACAATACATAGGAACTTC includes:
- the LOC118048150 gene encoding uncharacterized protein; this translates as MASSYLYFASKLSFLHNGNYKNDAVGRNLLFDNPNSYKWNRKFSDSCFSKTRCSGAGVTRAASTTEAAVDDNRVSKEDSRVLRVGLICGGPSAERGISLNSARSVLDHIEGDDLQVSCYYIDYDMNAFAISSAQVYSNTPADFDFKLESLAKGFSSLDEFAEHLAASVDIVFPVIHGRFGEDGGIQELLERHNVPFVGTGSRECRTAFDKYDASLELSKQGFITAPSFLVQGSEIEECELPKWFTSNQLDPNSGKVVVKPARAGSSIGVTVAYGVSDSLKKANDLISEGIDDKILVEIFLEGGSEFTAIVLDVGSGFDCHPVVLLPTEVELQFHGSFDVREEDAIFNYRRKYLPTQQVAYHTPPRFPLKVIENIREGASILFRQLGLRDFARIDGWFLPNSMNALSSSAGKFGRTELGTIIYTDINLISGMEQTSFLFQQASKVGFSHSNILRSVIHRACLRFPNLASHNEVSAHLPRRSKSLPFDEAFNKQEGIRKIFVLFGGDTSERQVSLMSGTNVWLNLLAFDELDVTPCLLASSDDHSDDSSRVVWSLPYSLVLRHTTEEVLDACIEAIEPAQAALTSHLRNQVMNDLMECLKKHSWFTGFDIADEQPVRYSLEKWVKLAKEVQATVFIAVHGGIGEDGTLQSLLESEGVPHTGPGVAASKTCMDKVATSLALSHLADLGVLTINKDVRRKEDLLNVPALEIWDELISKLQCETLCVKPARDGCSTGVARLCCVEDLAVYIKALKDCLLRIPPDSFSKSHGMIEMPSPPPERLIFEPFIETDEIVVSSKSGGEKAQRLVWKGNSRWVEITVGVIGTLGSMRSLSPSVTVKESGDILSLEEKFQGGTGINLTPPPASIVSNEVLERCKQRIELIANTLQLEGFSRIDAFLNVDSGEVLIIEVNTVPGMTPSTVLIHQALAEQPPMYPHKFFRTLLDLASERII